The sequence GACCTGGGGGCTAGCTTCCCCCAATGGTCCGTTCATCTGTCGCCCATGGGCACAGTCCATGAACAGATAAGTTTAACATACCTCCACTAAATTTGGTCAGTCTTCCCCTCTCTCGTGTGTTGCtttctgaccccaccccatcTATCTCCTGTCCTCTGTCTCTCCCTCAGCTTTTCACTGGATCCCCAAATCAACTGTACTGcacggcaccagcccagcaagatGAAATGATCCATCCAGCTCTGCCCAGCTTGAGAAAGAGCAGTGAAGGAGAGGAACCTGACCAGACCAACCAGATGATGTCCCTGATGGGGGAGGTGAGCCCAGATCTAAAGCAACAACTTTCATGGCCTATTTGCCAGCCCAAAGCTTCTGTCCATGACTGACCAACCACCCTATATAATGAGAATGTCAACAAAAGCTATATTTCCCGCATCTTTACTATCCACTTTCATCCCTCCTTTCTGTGTCTATCTGTTTTGTTTAAGGCAGGAAAGTGACTTTCATTCTCATCTCAGAATTGAACAACAGAACTAACTCCTGTCTTtgccactaagggtatgtctacactacgggattaatccgaatttagataattcggatttgagaaacaggttgtataaagtcgaaatgaatgcggccacactagcacattaattcggtggtgtgcgtccaagtactggggctagcgtcgatttctgcaccgttgcactgtgggtagcaattccatagctatcccatagttcccgcagtctcccgcgcccattgggattgtgggttaagatcccagtgcctgatgggacaaaaaacatcgtcgcaggtggttctgggtacagcctcacttcctccctccctccctccctccctgcatgaaagcaacggacggcagacaaccattttcgcgccttttttcctgggtgggtgaacactgcagactccataccacggcaagcatggagcccgctgaggtcaagacagcactcatgaatattgtaaacacctcgcgcgttctcgtggagtttatgctgagccaggaccagaaaaacgaggagaggaggcagcggcggcggcagcgcagcgacaagcatgatgaggacatggacacggacacggatacagaattcagtgaaaccacaggccccggtgctttggagatcatgttgttaatggggcagattctaaacatggaacgccgattctgggcaagggaaacaagcacagactggtgggaccgcatagtgttgcaggtctgggacgattcccagtggctgcggaactttcgcatgcgtaagggcactttcatggaactttgtgacttgctgtcccctgccttgaaacgccagaataccaagatgagagcagccctcacagttgagaagcgcgtggcgatagccctgtggaagcttgcaacgccagacagctaccggtcagtcgggaatcaatttggagtgggaaaatctactgtgggggctgctgtgatgcaagtagccaaagcaatcactcaggtgctgctacgaaagtttgtgactctgggaaatgtgcaggccatagtggatggctttgctgcaatgggattccctaactgtggtggggcgatagacggaacccatatccctatcttggcaccggagcaccaagccaccgagtacataaaccgcaaggggtacttttcaatggtgctgcaagcacttgtggatcacaagggacgtttcaccaacatcaatgcgggctgggcgggaagggttcatgacgctcgcgtcttcaggaacacaactctgtttaaagggctgcagcaagggacttactttccggaccagaaaataaccgttggggatgttgaaatgcccatagttattcttggggacccagcctaccccttaatgccatggctcatgaagccatacacaggcagcctggacaggagtcaggagctgtttaactacaggctaagcaagtgcagaatggtggtagaatgtgcatttggccgtttaaaaggccgctggagatcattattgactcgctctgacctcagccaaagaaatctccccattgttatttctgcttgctgtgtgctccacaatctctgtgaaagtaagggggagacctttatggcagggtgggaggctgaggcaaatcgcctggctgctgattacgcgcagccagacaccagggcgattagaagagcacaccatgaagcggtgtgcatcagagaagctttaaaaaccagtttcatggctggccaggctacagtgtgaaatatctgtttgtttctccttcatgaaaacccgccccctttattgactgattttctgtaaggaacccaccctcccccttcccccagctttctttcaaaccaaataaagtcactatcatttaaaaatcatttattctttattaatagattagaaaaagagggagggaacccgggtggtatttgggaggaggattactgggaaggaaaaagccacaaagaaaaggttaaaaaaatgacagccttttgcttgggctgtctactggggtggaatgggaaggtgtacggagcctccccccccgcgttcttacacgtctgggtgaggaggatacggaacatggggaggggggagggtggaacaggggctgaagcggcagtctgttttccagcagccgttcctgaacctccaccagacgctggagcagccccagcgttgcttccttcatcctctggtcttcctgacgccacctctcatctcgagcgtctctcctctcctcacgttggtctctcctctcctcacgttggtccctcatgtcctcacgttggtccctcctctcctcacgttcactgacttctttcctatactttgaaactgtttccttccactcattcagatgagctctgtcactcctgctggattgcataatttcagaaaacatctcttctcgcgtcttcttcttacgacgccttatctgtgataaccttcgggatggaggagggaggcttgaggaatttgcagctgctgtagggaggggaaaaaagagagaattgttttaaaagctacattttgcagaacaatgcttatactctttcacggtgaccaacactgttcacattacatagcacatgtgatttctgtgcaaggtcgcattttgcctcttaatgctgagtgcctgtggctttgctgctagagatcacaggtctgggcaacagaattctgcttgcatgcggccatggtaagccattctcttacagcttctgcgccctactttcccacataccaagcatagcttgtagagtgctgcagaagcctggccaatctcagccagttgggggggggggggggggagtgtggtggggcttgtctgggcaagtagagtgctgcggtttttctgttaacattcagcagcaccagaaaacaaactaaccacggtacccctcccccccaccgcgtggctggtatcagggaagatccctacaggcaccaaactaatcccccccccaccgccgcccccccccctcgccatgaattctctgggatgatcacagtacccctccccccaccgcgtggctggtaacagggaagatccctgctagccaaacgcgaaaaactcagggccaatttcccatctgcgcttggctaactgcagggaaggatttattttccgccacaggcaaacagcccagtaggaacggccacctctgtccccttaattaagttcccgtatttcaaccaggttaccaggagtgatatcactctcctgaggattacacaagaagataaagaacggatgttgcttgaatgccagcaaacaccgggaccatacgctgccaggctttgtcaggcaatgataccagattacttgctgcaagcatggcgtggtcaagtgtcctaccatggaggagggaataaagatgcactgcccagaaaccttctggcaaggctttcggagtacctccaggagagcttcattgagatgtccctggaggatttccgctccatccccagacacgttaacagacttttccaatagctacagacttttccagtagctgaactgaccgcgaatgcaaagtcaggcaaagtaatcattaaaaaccgtttgcttttaaaacaagttttatattttaaaaggtaaactcacctgaggtgccttccatggggtcagagtcttgggtactggcttgggaggcttgggaggcttgggagggtacttcagtcagggtgataaaaagatcctggctgttggggagaatggagtgctgtgtgctctctgcaagctcatcctcctcctcctcctcctcctctaccccatcggcagaatcctcaggcgtcgagactatccccgacccagaatccacgaacacaggtgggttagtggtggcagccccccctagaattgcatgcagctcggcgtagtagcggcatgtccgcggctctgacccggagcgaccgtttgcctcctttgttttctgataggcttgtctgagttccttgactttcacgcggcactgatctgagtccctattgtggcctctctccatcatgcccttggagattttttcaaaaatttttgcatttcgtcttttagaacgaagttctgcaagcactgaatcctctccccatacagcgatcagatccagtacctccctcacggtccatgctggtgctctttttcgattatcagcctgcatggttacctgtgctgatgaggtatctgtggtcacctgtgctctccacgctgtgcaaacaggaaatgaaattcaaatgttcgcggggcttttcctgtctacctggccagtgcatctgagttcagattgctgtccagagcggtcacaatgatgcactgtgggatagctcccggaggccaataccatcgaattgcggccacactaaccctaattcgaattgtaaaaatcgattttggcactactccgctcgttggggtggagtacagaaatcgatttaaagggccctttacatcgaattaactagcgtcgttgtgtggacggttacagggttaattcgaattaaagctgataaatccgaattaaagtcgtagtgtagaccaggcctaagaaggaCCATTTGGCTGATTAAGAGCCTTTAACCAATAATCAATGTCTCCAGAAAGGACTTCGATAGATTTTATCTGTTTGTTTTGCATAAACAATCAATTTCAGTTCAATGTTCTTTACCTCATTttgattcttttccttttgtctctTTCAATCAATAAACTTCTAACCTTTGGACTGAGTTTTACAGCATGTTTGCCATGCTATTAAGCAGGCTGAAGTTTCTGTGTATCAAGCACTGGACTGTAACACTGTTTGATGGTGGGCAGTGACAAGGTCACATTAATGCCTTTAGACCATATATTACATTTAAATTAACACAACAGGTGTCTCCCAGAGTCTCACTTGGGCAAGAAGCCTCCACACCCCACAACACAGGGTGGTACCTCCCTGCAAGAAGACCCAGTTCAGCTTGCAATGCACATTAGTTCATGCTCTAAATGTGTATCAAAAAGAAGGGCTTTCTCCTCTATCACTCAGACCAGCGTCACGGGGGAAGAAGttaaacattctctctctctc is a genomic window of Chrysemys picta bellii isolate R12L10 chromosome 7, ASM1138683v2, whole genome shotgun sequence containing:
- the LOC135972736 gene encoding uncharacterized protein LOC135972736 yields the protein MKATDGRQPFSRLFSWVGEHCRLHTTASMEPAEVKTALMNIVNTSRVLVEFMLSQDQKNEERRQRRRQRSDKHDEDMDTDTDTEFSETTGPGALEIMLLMGQILNMERRFWARETSTDWWDRIVLQVWDDSQWLRNFRMRKGTFMELCDLLSPALKRQNTKMRAALTVEKRVAIALWKLATPDSYRSVGNQFGVGKSTVGAAVMQVAKAITQVLLRKFVTLGNVQAIVDGFAAMGFPNCGGAIDGTHIPILAPEHQATEYINRKGYFSMVLQALVDHKGRFTNINAGWAGRVHDARVFRNTTLFKGLQQGTYFPDQKITVGDVEMPIVILGDPAYPLMPWLMKPYTGSLDRSQELFNYRLSKCRMVVECAFGRLKGRWRSLLTRSDLSQRNLPIVISACCVLHNLCESKGETFMAGWEAEANRLAADYAQPDTRAIRRAHHEAVCIREALKTSFMAGQATV
- the LOC135972737 gene encoding myb/SANT-like DNA-binding domain-containing protein 2, producing the protein MQADNRKRAPAWTVREVLDLIAVWGEDSVLAELRSKRRNAKIFEKISKGMMERGHNRDSDQCRVKVKELRQAYQKTKEANGRSGSEPRTCRYYAELHAILGGAATTNPPVFVDSGSGIVSTPEDSADGVEEEEEEEDELAESTQHSILPNSQDLFITLTEVPSQASQASQASTQDSDPMEGTSAAANSSSLPPPSRRLSQIRRRKKKTREEMFSEIMQSSRSDRAHLNEWKETVSKYRKEVSEREERRDQREDMRDQREERRDQREERRDARDERWRQEDQRMKEATLGLLQRLVEVQERLLENRLPLQPLFHPPPSPCSVSSSPRRVRTRGGRLRTPSHSTPVDSPSKRLSFF